In Saccharomonospora marina XMU15, one genomic interval encodes:
- a CDS encoding acyl-CoA thioesterase has product MTEHETFRIRLKVRHYELDSLGHVNHAVYHSYGEVARLELFEKAGGGPGSSHDQRLAPVMLESHISFRRELRSGEEIDVTCRAKFGDGKTFRMDSGIYKADGTLSAEITCTLGLMDLERRKLVADPRGWFERSGVDMKLLCGE; this is encoded by the coding sequence GTGACTGAGCACGAAACGTTTCGGATCCGGCTGAAGGTGCGGCACTACGAGCTGGACAGCCTTGGCCACGTCAACCACGCTGTCTACCACTCATACGGCGAGGTCGCGCGACTGGAGCTGTTCGAGAAGGCGGGCGGTGGGCCCGGCAGCAGCCACGACCAGCGGCTGGCACCGGTAATGCTCGAATCACACATCAGCTTCCGACGCGAGCTGCGGTCGGGCGAGGAAATCGATGTCACCTGCCGAGCCAAGTTCGGGGACGGCAAGACGTTCCGCATGGACTCCGGCATCTACAAGGCCGACGGCACGCTGTCGGCGGAGATCACCTGCACGCTGGGCCTGATGGATCTTGAGCGGCGTAAGCTCGTGGCCGACCCGCGTGGCTGGTTCGAGCGAAGCGGCGTCGACATGAAACTGTTGTGCGGGGAATAG
- a CDS encoding DNA topoisomerase IB codes for MRLHRSDLSRPGIRRRRSGKGFRYVQPDGSPLRDEDTAARIRGLAIPPAWRGVWICPRPDGHIQAIGVDGAGRRQYLYHSQWRRARDEEKHKRVAALGAILPRLRARLREQLDAPGLGRERVLAAALRMIDRGVFRVGHEQYAEDNGSRGAATLLRDHVRIRRDELTFRFPAKGGAVATATLPDEQLAAVLTALRRRRTADPRLLAYRTANGWRNVRAEDVNERFKELAGEDFTVKDLRTWNATVLAAVGLGGTEPPSSQRATKRAISAVLRDVADELGNTPAVARRSYVDPRVITAFTDGLTIRSAVRRVGQHGLNDDDTRAHLERAVLRLLRKAGQNATAGAGCCRPQRRR; via the coding sequence GTGCGGCTGCATCGCAGCGACCTGTCTCGCCCGGGCATCCGCAGACGCCGTAGCGGCAAGGGGTTCCGCTACGTCCAGCCGGACGGCTCACCGCTGCGGGACGAGGACACTGCCGCGCGGATCCGCGGCTTGGCCATCCCGCCCGCGTGGCGCGGGGTATGGATCTGCCCCCGGCCTGACGGGCACATCCAGGCAATCGGCGTGGACGGCGCCGGGCGGCGGCAGTACCTCTACCACTCGCAGTGGCGCAGGGCCCGCGACGAGGAGAAGCACAAGCGGGTGGCCGCGCTCGGCGCGATCCTGCCCCGCCTGCGGGCCCGGCTGCGCGAGCAACTCGACGCCCCCGGCCTCGGCCGGGAACGGGTGCTGGCCGCCGCGCTGCGCATGATCGACCGCGGCGTGTTCCGCGTCGGCCACGAACAGTACGCCGAGGACAACGGCTCCCGTGGCGCCGCCACACTGCTGCGCGACCATGTCCGCATCCGCCGCGACGAACTGACTTTCCGATTCCCCGCCAAAGGCGGCGCTGTGGCGACCGCAACTCTGCCCGACGAGCAACTCGCCGCAGTCCTCACGGCACTGCGCCGCCGCCGGACCGCCGATCCGCGGCTGCTGGCCTACCGGACAGCGAATGGCTGGCGCAACGTCCGCGCGGAGGACGTCAACGAACGATTCAAAGAACTCGCCGGAGAGGACTTCACGGTCAAGGACCTGCGCACCTGGAACGCCACCGTGCTCGCCGCCGTCGGACTCGGCGGCACCGAACCGCCCTCCTCACAGCGGGCGACCAAGCGTGCGATCAGCGCCGTTCTCCGGGACGTGGCCGACGAACTGGGCAACACCCCGGCCGTCGCACGGCGCTCCTACGTCGACCCACGGGTGATCACCGCGTTCACCGATGGCCTGACGATCCGCTCGGCCGTACGCAGGGTCGGCCAGCACGGTCTCAACGACGACGACACCAGAGCCCACCTGGAACGAGCGGTGCTGCGCCTGCTCCGCAAAGCAGGCCAGAACGCCACCGCCGGTGCAGGATGCTGCCGCCCGCAACGGCGCCGCTGA
- the glnA gene encoding type I glutamate--ammonia ligase produces the protein MSTTADDVLRLIADEDVQFIDVRFCDLPGIMQHFTVPAKAFDADAFEEGLAFDGSSVRGFQSIHESDMLLLPDPATARIDPFRTNKTLSMNFFVHDPFTREPYSRDPRNIARKAEQYITESGIADTVFFGPEAEFYVFDSVRFDSSEHATFHEIDSVEGWWNTGTREEGGNRGYKTKFKGGYFPVPPVDHYADLRDEIVNKLTGSGFTIERAHHEVGTAGQAEINYKFNTLLHAADDLQLFKYIVKNTAWNAGKTATFMPKPLFGDNGSGMHCHQSLWKDGTPLFYDESGYAGLSDTARHYIGGILAHAPSLLAFTNPTVNSYHRLVPGFEAPVSLVYSQRNRSACVRIPITGSNAKAKRIEFRCPDSSGNPYLAFAAMMMAGLDGIKNKIEPPEPIDKDLYELPPEEAKNVKLVPGDLGSVLDSLEADHDFLLEGGVFTPDVIETWIAFKRENEIDPLRLRPHPYEFALYYDV, from the coding sequence GTGTCCACTACTGCAGACGATGTCCTGCGTCTGATCGCGGACGAGGACGTGCAATTCATCGATGTGAGGTTCTGCGACCTGCCAGGCATCATGCAGCACTTCACCGTCCCCGCCAAGGCTTTCGACGCGGACGCCTTCGAAGAAGGCCTGGCCTTCGACGGTTCGTCTGTGCGCGGTTTCCAGTCGATTCACGAATCCGACATGCTGCTGCTTCCGGACCCGGCCACGGCCCGTATCGACCCGTTCCGGACGAACAAGACGCTGTCGATGAACTTCTTCGTCCACGACCCGTTCACGCGCGAGCCGTACAGCCGTGACCCGCGCAACATCGCGCGGAAGGCAGAGCAGTACATCACCGAGTCGGGCATCGCCGACACCGTCTTCTTCGGTCCGGAGGCGGAGTTCTACGTCTTCGACTCGGTGCGCTTCGACTCCTCCGAACACGCCACCTTCCACGAGATCGACTCGGTCGAGGGCTGGTGGAACACCGGGACCAGGGAAGAAGGCGGCAACCGCGGTTACAAGACCAAGTTCAAGGGTGGCTACTTCCCGGTGCCGCCGGTGGACCACTACGCCGATCTGCGGGACGAGATCGTCAACAAGCTGACCGGCTCCGGCTTCACTATCGAGCGCGCCCACCACGAGGTCGGCACCGCCGGGCAGGCCGAGATCAACTACAAGTTCAACACGCTGCTGCACGCAGCCGACGACCTGCAGCTGTTCAAGTACATCGTCAAGAACACCGCGTGGAACGCGGGCAAGACCGCGACGTTCATGCCGAAGCCGCTGTTCGGCGACAACGGCTCGGGGATGCACTGCCACCAGTCGCTGTGGAAGGACGGCACACCGCTGTTCTACGACGAGTCCGGCTACGCAGGCCTTTCGGACACCGCGCGTCACTACATCGGCGGCATCCTGGCCCATGCCCCGAGTCTGCTCGCGTTCACGAACCCGACGGTGAACTCCTACCACCGGCTCGTCCCCGGGTTCGAGGCGCCGGTCAGCCTGGTGTACTCGCAGCGCAACAGGTCCGCGTGTGTCCGGATCCCCATCACCGGCAGCAATGCCAAGGCCAAGCGGATCGAGTTCCGCTGCCCCGACTCCTCGGGTAACCCCTACCTGGCGTTCGCGGCGATGATGATGGCGGGCCTCGACGGCATCAAGAACAAGATCGAGCCGCCGGAGCCCATCGACAAGGACCTCTACGAGCTGCCGCCCGAGGAGGCCAAGAACGTCAAGCTCGTGCCGGGCGACCTCGGCTCGGTCCTCGATTCGCTGGAGGCCGACCACGACTTCCTGCTCGAGGGTGGCGTGTTCACGCCCGACGTGATCGAGACCTGGATCGCCTTCAAGCGTGAGAACGAGATCGACCCGCTGCGGCTGCGCCCGCACCCCTACGAGTTCGCGCTGTACTACGACGTGTGA
- a CDS encoding RDD family protein, producing MARWTGEWLSSLGGVNETSDGKPPRWPGERLGLPESGAGSVAGAGRRLVALLLDLLLASLLTSLFVRPDYSNVAVMQEYNLWSLGVWAAITVLPVTFFGFTPGMASRRIRVARLDGGTVVGLPRALLRAVLTFLIIPAAVRNEDGRGWHDRLTATVVVLIR from the coding sequence GTGGCACGGTGGACGGGCGAGTGGCTCTCCTCACTCGGCGGCGTTAACGAGACATCGGACGGCAAGCCACCCCGGTGGCCGGGTGAGCGGTTGGGGCTGCCCGAAAGCGGTGCCGGCTCAGTGGCGGGAGCGGGTCGCCGACTCGTGGCGCTATTGCTGGACCTGCTGCTGGCGTCGTTGTTGACGTCGCTGTTCGTACGGCCTGACTACTCGAACGTAGCAGTGATGCAGGAGTACAACTTGTGGTCGCTGGGGGTGTGGGCAGCGATCACCGTGTTACCGGTGACGTTCTTCGGGTTCACCCCCGGGATGGCGAGCAGGCGTATTCGTGTAGCGAGGCTCGACGGCGGCACGGTGGTCGGCCTTCCGCGCGCCCTGCTGCGCGCGGTGCTGACCTTCCTGATCATCCCGGCGGCCGTTCGCAACGAGGACGGCCGCGGCTGGCACGACCGGCTCACCGCTACGGTCGTGGTGCTCATCCGCTGA
- a CDS encoding DUF4191 domain-containing protein, whose product MAGKQDKEAAKQAKKEKRAASKARRGQLFQAFKMQRKEDKALIPWMLGSFLVVTGAAFGIGLPFGIQWLLLPVGAMFGVLAAVIIFGRRVQKTVFAKAEGQPGAAAWALDNMRGKWRVTQTVAATTQLDAVHRVLGGPGVVLVGEGAPHRVRTLISQEKKRIARLVGETPIYDVIIGNDEGQVPLRRLQNYMMKLPRNLKPRQVDTLEAKLSALGNRGAAMPKGPMPQGAKMRNVQRTIRRR is encoded by the coding sequence ATGGCGGGAAAGCAGGACAAAGAGGCCGCGAAGCAGGCCAAGAAGGAGAAGCGCGCGGCGAGCAAGGCGCGACGCGGACAGCTCTTCCAAGCGTTCAAGATGCAGCGCAAGGAGGACAAGGCTCTCATCCCGTGGATGCTGGGGTCTTTTCTCGTTGTGACCGGTGCGGCCTTCGGCATCGGTTTGCCATTCGGCATCCAGTGGCTGCTGTTGCCGGTCGGCGCCATGTTCGGAGTGCTCGCTGCCGTGATCATCTTTGGTCGCCGGGTGCAGAAGACGGTCTTCGCCAAAGCTGAGGGCCAGCCCGGCGCGGCCGCCTGGGCACTGGACAACATGCGCGGCAAGTGGCGGGTGACACAGACCGTGGCGGCCACGACTCAACTCGACGCCGTCCACCGGGTGCTCGGCGGTCCCGGTGTCGTTCTGGTGGGCGAGGGCGCGCCACACCGGGTGAGGACACTGATCTCGCAGGAGAAGAAGCGCATCGCGCGGCTGGTCGGCGAGACTCCGATCTACGATGTGATCATCGGCAACGACGAGGGTCAGGTGCCGCTGCGCCGCTTGCAGAACTACATGATGAAGCTGCCCCGCAATCTCAAGCCGCGTCAGGTGGACACGCTCGAGGCCAAGCTGTCGGCGCTGGGCAACCGTGGTGCCGCCATGCCGAAGGGACCGATGCCGCAGGGTGCCAAGATGCGCAACGTCCAGCGCACCATCCGGCGCCGCTGA